The Bdellovibrio bacteriovorus W nucleotide sequence CGGACCTATATTGAAATGCTTAAACTCCACACCGTGAGTTAATAAAAGAGTCTCACTCTTGCCATTGCTTTTTGTTTTTTGCAGCGACCGAGAGGTGGCAAAGACGAGGTCTGACTTCTTTAATAAAAGATCTTCCATGTCTTTGACCATCTTATAGTTCAAGCCAGGCCATAGCGAGAACTCATCCACGCATACATAGACTTTCAAAGACTCATTAAAGTCACCAATATAGTCGGCGGCATTAGGAACGGAGTAAATCGAGACGGGCGACGTTATGCCTTGCGCCTGAAGAGCTTTACTAACCGTGCGCTGAACACTCCAACGATTTAAACGACGAATGAACGTGAACTGATTCAAGGGAATCATCAAGGGTCGCACGATCGTGATATTTTCAGGAACTTGTACGCCCTCATGGGTTACCTGCGGCTTAAACCACTTCGTTACCTTTTCAAGAATTCGGCGTAAATCGTAAAGAGAAAATTTAGGAGAGCGAATGCCAATGGTTTCAACCCAAATCCATTTGTTAGACGAAAAAAGGGGACGTAAGAGATGCTCCAAAGAATGAGCATGGCGCCCAAAATCTTCGCCAAAGACGATGACATTTTGATTTTTTAAGAGGTGCTCGCTCTCAATCGAACTCATCTTTGGGCCTTTTTCCAAACTTCCACATTGGATTGCTGTTTTAGAAAAAACTGGAATCCCTTATAAGCTGCTAGGTTCACGTTGCAATAATAGTAAGGCAAATAGAAAATCCCCAAAGAGCGGTGCCGACGATCTTTCTGCCAACCGATGAATGCCATCATATAGAACGCAAACTGCAGAACTATAAAGATCGCATAGAAGGCATGTTCTCCCGCAATAATGGCGTTGCTTAAGAAGATACCCGCCAAGAGCAGCCACATAAAATAGCGAAGCCCCTTATGAATCATGAACTGAAAACCGAACCAGCTTGTGAACGGATTTAGAAGCTGTTTATAGAGACTCATGATCTGGATACCACCATAGACCATTCTCGATTTCACATTGAAATCATCTTTAAGAGTGATCGATGCTTCTTCTTCGGTGATCGCCTCTTGATCATAAATCACGCGTTTGCCTTGAGAAATAATATCAAACGTAATCACCAAATCATCATTGATGAGTTTTTCATGAACGGGTTTAAAAAGATCTTTTCTTAAAGCAAAGATCTCACCATCAGCAGTAGGTATAGATCCCAATCCCGACTCTGCTTGCTTAAGGCGCGATTCATACTGCCAATAGAGACGATCTCCAAGAGACCCCTTGCGATCTTCATGCTTTAAGATACTCTTACGTCCGCACACTCCCCCGATGCTTTCATCAGAAAAATGGCGTACAAGTTTACGGACCGCATCTGGTCGAAAAAATGAATTCGCGTCTGAGAAAATAATTATTTCGCCCTTTGCTAAAGCTATAGCGCGATTGAGCGCCGCAGTCTTACCCTGACGCTGTGGCTGATAAAGAGAAATAACCCCTTGATCAGAAAAACTCTCTGCAATCTTTGGCGTGTCATCTGAAGAACCGTCAGAAACCACAATGTATTCTAACTTTTCTTTGGGATAGTCCATCTGCAAATCACTGGCAATTTTCTCTCCAATAATACGAGCCTCATTATAGCCAGCGACAATAAAAGAAACAGATGGAGTGATATCAGCGATCTTATGCTTTTTCTTAAACACTAAAGCAATTAGTGAAACCAACGCCCCAAACAGAACATAGTGAAGGCAAATCAAGGTAAAGATTATCCAGAATAGAACTTCAACAACGATCATAACATTCCTCGACGTGCACTCTGAGCAATCCCCGTTAACAAAAACAACTGAACAATAATCAAATCTTTATACGCCATTCCGACAGTCATAGCGGATAATAAGATTATCACAAGAGAAGCGATAAGAAAGGGACGAACCTCTATTCGGCTTTTTAATATCCCCCGCCAGGCCCAGAGAATCATTCCTAGAAAAATAACTGTCCCAAATAGACCCAATTCAGCGGCTAATCCTAAATAAGTATTATGTACCACAAGAAGTTTCCCCTCTGACTGAAACTCTGGGTAGCGAGTGTTTTCATAATAAGAATCTTTGGCGCGATTCATTCCCACACCCAACAAAGGGTGATCTAGAAAAACTTTAATTCCATTTTCATAAGTGAGAACTCTATCAGAACTCGATTTATCTTTGATCTCAGAAAACCTTTTAAATAGCGGAGTTTGAGAGCCAATCACCAAAACAAGAATCACTCCGACAACAGCAGAGACAAATACTGGTAAAAGTCCGATTTTTTTTGCGCGAATAAAGTGATATGTCACAATCCCCACACCTACAATGAGCGCCATCAATCCCATACGAGACTCGGTAACGACCGCGCAACCCGCAAGATAAGCAGTGAACCCAAGGTATAGGAGTCCAAGATCTGAGCGCCTCTTCTTAAAAAATTCTTGAGCTTGCAAAAGAGCTAAAGGAACGGTCATAGAGAAAAAGGCGCACAAAAAATTAGGATCTCCATGGCGAATACTTAGCGTGGGACGATCATCATACTCCCGCGCCTCATGAAGGACGAAATAACGAAAAAGAAAATACAATCCCAGTATCACATAGAAAATAACCACAGAATTTAAAAGAATATTCTGAGTCTCTTTTTTCAAAGCAAAATAATAAACAAATGGCACAAAGATCAGAATTTTCAAAAAACTCTTGAATTCTGGATCTTCTAGAATCGTAAAATAGTCCCCCATTACAAAGGAACTCAAAAGCGGACTCAAAGCAAATACCAGAGATAAAAGGGAGGGAAAGAATAAGGGATGAGAGTAATCAAACCTCTTCCCTTCAAAAAAAACAATGTAGTGAAGACTCGTGCCTACGGCCGCTAATAACAAAAGCAGCTCAATGTGCAGGCTCAATAGAATCGGCACTTCAAGATGCAATGTTGTCACCATCAATGCCAGATAGGACAATATTGCAATCAAAGGTAAATGAGCCGACTCGCTCAGCTTGCGCAAATATAGCATTAGTCTTTCTTGCTCAAAAGATACTTTAAGTACTCAAACGATAGACCCATAAGAGCCCCAAGAATCGCCGCAATAAGAACCAACGCCAAAGGCCTTGGCCAAATAGGATGAGTATTCAACGCTGGTTTTGAAACAACTTGAAAGATTTTTTCTTTCTGAGATTGAGCCAAGGTGTTTTCAAATTTCAACTTCATGAGCTTGTCTTGATAGTAATCATAGTCCGTGGACTTTTTATTCATCTTCGCGAGATCTTTCTCAAGACTGCCTATTAAAGAAATAAAGTCTTTCTGGTCCTTTTCCACAGCCAAGTACTTCAATTGATTGAAGACGTATTGATTTAAGTCCAAACCCAACTCAGGGCGAGTCGTTCGCACTTCGATAATATAATTATTCTCGTCAGCTCCCGTGAATTGGACTTTTACCATGTCACGGATACTTTTTAGTTTTTCATACTGACTGGTAAATTCTTTAGCAAAGGCTTTGCCATTTTTGTTTTCACGCAGAAACTTATTAATAAGATCATCCGTCAACAATGCACTTTGCATGTTTAATCCATCGCGAATCCAAATCCAACGATTACGACCCTCATCCCAGCCACGATCTGGATTTTCTACCTTCATTCTAAATATGGCTGCACGACTGGTAATTAAATAGACCTTCGGAGTATTTAAAACATAGACAATAGCAAGAGCTGCCATTATCAAAGCAGAGATTAAGGTCAATAAGTGCCTGCGAATCAAATCCATCATAGTGTTACCTGCTTTTGATTTTCAAAAATTGCCTTTACGCTTTTTTCCATATCTAAAGACATTTCATTTTTATTATATGCTAATACAGCCATAGCCTCTTTCTCAACTTTGGAAAGAGCTACCGCCTTAAGAACTGTTGCCAAAAAATCTGTGCGATTAAAGACAACTCCGCTAGCGCCATCTTCCACTTCTAAACCTCTCCAGCCAATGCCCGTAGATAGGATCGGAAGATGACTAGCTATGAACTCGATCATCTTCACATTAACCCCCGAGCCTGCGTCCATGGGATTGAATCCAAAGTCTGCCATGGCGAGACAATCTTTCATATCATCCACACGCCCTAGAACTCGCAAAGTAGGAGTGTTTATTTTTTCTTCACTCACAGTCCCCGCTACTACAATCAAAACACCGGCTCTTTCTAGTTCTTGCGCGTATTGGGTGGCCACACCCTTGATATACTCAAAGGCCTCTACATTCGGCCCGTAGGTCGACCCTGAGAAGAGCAAAACATTTACTGATTCTTGGAT carries:
- a CDS encoding O-antigen polymerase (COG3307 Lipid A core - O-antigen ligase and related enzymes): MLYLRKLSESAHLPLIAILSYLALMVTTLHLEVPILLSLHIELLLLLAAVGTSLHYIVFFEGKRFDYSHPLFFPSLLSLVFALSPLLSSFVMGDYFTILEDPEFKSFLKILIFVPFVYYFALKKETQNILLNSVVIFYVILGLYFLFRYFVLHEAREYDDRPTLSIRHGDPNFLCAFFSMTVPLALLQAQEFFKKRRSDLGLLYLGFTAYLAGCAVVTESRMGLMALIVGVGIVTYHFIRAKKIGLLPVFVSAVVGVILVLVIGSQTPLFKRFSEIKDKSSSDRVLTYENGIKVFLDHPLLGVGMNRAKDSYYENTRYPEFQSEGKLLVVHNTYLGLAAELGLFGTVIFLGMILWAWRGILKSRIEVRPFLIASLVIILLSAMTVGMAYKDLIIVQLFLLTGIAQSARRGML
- a CDS encoding glycosyl transferase family 2 (COG1215 Glycosyltransferases, probably involved in cell wall biogenesis), translating into MIVVEVLFWIIFTLICLHYVLFGALVSLIALVFKKKHKIADITPSVSFIVAGYNEARIIGEKIASDLQMDYPKEKLEYIVVSDGSSDDTPKIAESFSDQGVISLYQPQRQGKTAALNRAIALAKGEIIIFSDANSFFRPDAVRKLVRHFSDESIGGVCGRKSILKHEDRKGSLGDRLYWQYESRLKQAESGLGSIPTADGEIFALRKDLFKPVHEKLINDDLVITFDIISQGKRVIYDQEAITEEEASITLKDDFNVKSRMVYGGIQIMSLYKQLLNPFTSWFGFQFMIHKGLRYFMWLLLAGIFLSNAIIAGEHAFYAIFIVLQFAFYMMAFIGWQKDRRHRSLGIFYLPYYYCNVNLAAYKGFQFFLKQQSNVEVWKKAQR
- a CDS encoding glycosyl transferase, group 1 (COG0438 Glycosyltransferase) translates to MSSIESEHLLKNQNVIVFGEDFGRHAHSLEHLLRPLFSSNKWIWVETIGIRSPKFSLYDLRRILEKVTKWFKPQVTHEGVQVPENITIVRPLMIPLNQFTFIRRLNRWSVQRTVSKALQAQGITSPVSIYSVPNAADYIGDFNESLKVYVCVDEFSLWPGLNYKMVKDMEDLLLKKSDLVFATSRSLQKTKSNGKSETLLLTHGVEFKHFNIGPKKVTSLESLQICYFGLFDERSDQKILKKMAESLAKDQIHIYGNVVCPIEELSGLKNIHFHGPVPYKNLPQTISSMDIFILPYVRNELTENINPLKLKEYLSTGRPVIATALPEVVTFKDHLYLGNSPEDFIAHVEEIRAGHQLDAQRTLSYLEGNETWDAKAQFFSAEIKKRLP